The genomic interval agacaaagctagaacgggctttagggggccctgttctagagagaggtggggttcccatgtagcataaatgctgcagaatttcctcaactacattctgtgcggaaattcaacagcatttacagtagcagcaaagtgaatgacttagaaaatctcatgcccatgctgtggGAAAAAAACCGCAGATAAGTCGTGAAGTGTTCTGCAGTGCGACTTAATTCTGcggaatgtcaatttatgctgcaagttctgtgcggagatgctgctggtttttcccatagacttcaatggggagcatggATTCCACAACAGATTTGTTTTGTTGCGGCTTTCAAAGCGTTTACTCAGCGGAAACGCAGTTAAAAACCACtcgaaatccgcaggtgcacatatagtttgctataaccaatgtttaacactaaatccgctggtagaatctcatctttcatatgcctacAGAACCGCtgctctaggtggtccacagctcaagatatggctgtttgaagtgatcccccttaccTCTAGAATGTCTCttactgtgtgtgaagcagcttcatgctgatagggcaatgtcagaggctgtgaggtggcTCCACCTCTGGAGAATCGCTgccgttacctcccagatgtcgaaTAAAGGCTcacttacatatttagaaaaaaagctcataacttttagggtatgttcacacgaggtcattacgcccgtaattgacggacgtatttcggccgcaagtcccggaccgaacacagtgcagggagccgggctcctagcatcatagttatgtacgacgctagaagtccctgcctcgctgccggacaactgtctcgtactaaaaacatgattacagtacgggacagtagttccacggagaggcagggactcctagcatcgtacataactatgatgctaggagcccggctccctgcactgtgttcggtccggtacctggggccgaaatacgtccgtcaattacggacgtaatgacctcgtgtgaacatacccttaaagtaataaacgtttgggacacaattttcactagcattatcagtgtgacagcgcctatcagattagctaggagatagggcattagtaaactagtgacagatcctctttaaagaggctctgtcaccagattataagtgctctatctcctacataatctgatcggcgctggaatgtagataacagcagtggtttttattttgaaaaactatcatttttgagcaagttatgagcaattttagatttagtttcttaatgcccaactgggcgtgtttttacttttgaccaagtgggtgttgtaaagaagtgtatgaggctgaccaaagtaaaaacacgcccagttgggcattaagaaactaaatctaaaattgctcataacttgctcaaaaatgatcgtttttcaaaataaaaacaactgctgttatctacattccagcgccgatcagattatgtaggagatagggcacttataatctggtgacagagcctctttaagctccagggccccaatacaaaatctgcaacagggcCCCGTTcctactatgtgccatttataatattagtgtcttcttatgtggggcCTTTTGGGCTCCCTCAGAAACCAGGGCATGAGGGCGACTGCTACctgttaggccaggttcccacttagtgtaaacgctgcacaatttccacagcggaattctttgcggaaattctgcagtatttgcagtagcagcaaagtggatgtgattttgaaaatctcatgcccatgctgtggCAAAACCCCGCagcataaacattaataaattgacctgcggtgcggaatttaaatctgcagcatgtcaatttatgctgcgttttcgttgcttttcttttGCAGGTTTTTCCCAATCGGGATGCagaatccgcaacaaatagccaagcgattccgctgcaaaattgaaagaaaaattacttacacagaactccctgcttcttcctccagtctggcctccttggatgacatttcatcccatgtgacagcagcagaggtcacatgggctgcagcgtcatcaagGGAGGCCGGACGGCAaaggaaggacgcgtcaccatgacaatggCCGGGGGAAGGATGAACTGTATACCGCTTGTGAAAAGGAATGAGGTTGCAAtaccccattcacttgcattgtaCAAAGATTCTGCAACTTATGCCCCTTGCACATctagcggatttgttgcagattttctgtccgGATTTGCTGGCGGAAAactgttgcaggcaagtggatgagatttaaaaaatatatattcttatcCACATCCTGCTGAACATTTCCTTCACGGATATCAGACCATGCGGTTTTCACCCTTTACAacgtagaaggggtgaaatccactGCAAAATCCATGTAACACTTGCGGATTTTGCTGCTGAAAGGTTTCGAAATATTAGACCCATTAAGAACTCTTGAAACTTAAAATCATGTTTATTTATTGGGGTGTAACTAGAATGAATACTTTTACTGTTAATATTCTAAGCATATTCCCAGATTACTGCCAACTTCAAAACGCATACGACACGTGGGTTTAAGATCACCCGAAAACAATTGTCTGTTTTTGTAAAAGCTGCATTGTCCAGAGTCCATTAATCTCCATAAGTAATGGTGTAGACAAAAACCGTATCGCAAAAATCATGGTAAACAGCGTACGGTAtttaaaatgcctttttttttttttaaggcaattaAGGAGCaaataaaaactgcaacaaaaacgctgatttttaaaaaaataaaaacgccgtTTGGCAACCAAGCCTCATGGGTCCTTCTATATAATCCTATACGTCAGAGTTCGCTCATAATGGGAGCGCTTATCCGATTGTCAAAGCACGCAAGCCTATCGGATGTACAGACATTCATCATGGTGAATGGATATATAGAAGTTTCAAGAGGTGTTTTTTCTCATGGCACAATCAGATTTCAGCTGTAATTTTGGAAATGGTTACAAACTGCCAGCAAGAATGCCATAGCCAAGGGCAACATCACAACACTAGTTATATGATCTTTTAGTAGGTAAAGGTTTAAAGGTCTTCCAGCACTAACTTAGACTAATCGGAGTAGAATGTGATATTTTGCATGTAACTCTTGTAGGGTACAGGGTTTTTTGAGcttatgaaaaatacaaaaaaatgcacTTACCTGTGTCTGAATTGTCACCACAGCTCTTCTGTAGCATAAACATGTCTCTCAAGGAAGGGAGTCCTGCATTATTTATGGTATGAAAGATGGAAAAATcccaatctttattaaatatacagaAAGAGTAATGTAAAATATACAGGAGAACCAAACATGAGCAACTGTATAAGGGCCATACAAAACGACAAGACATGAGTATAACGTGATTCTTGGCCATATATAAGAATAAAGAGCAGGTAAAAAGAAAGAATGTGATGTCAGTAGTCTAACAATGGGTATAAAATACCATATACGGgacatagatatgtatatatgaaTGATTATACAAACACAAATCCACAAACGTGGATAGTATAAATGAACAGGATAGTGGTATCTATGTATATCCGTAGTAGAAGGAtaaagagttaggcctcattcacagggcagggtttcccggccgggtgccggccgttcataaatcggccggcacccggctgctttaggaatgatagacccctaatggggctattcacacgaccgattttttgacggccgggaaatccggccgtcaaaaaaataggacatgctctatcttcgcccgggcaccgggccgcccggctcccatagaagtctatggggccgggtaatacacggccatcaccgggatgtgtcccgagtgatggccgggttttccggagcttgcgctctatctcctcctcctcacagcgcagagtgcatgtgaggaggaggagttgatgccattctgacgaatggcatcgctgtacactgtgtggcagggccggggtgtacagcaggtggaagggagcgctgcgctggctcccttcccctgcttgaaaagcaccctggcccggcgacaccttcgatggcgccgctagcagctgctgctgcggctgctactactgcagcgacgccactatagcagagcagggaggtatctccccgctctgctatgtgctagccgcactttagctccttgaaggagcggaatccccgtgctttcggggattccgctcctggacagagcgcttgatgtctctgtccatatctgggcagtgacatcaggggaaactcctgaagcggaatccccgaacacatggggattccccttcaggaattgccgctgatgtcactgtccggatctgcccggcccggatgcaaaactttatgcaaaccggcggggcagaatggccgattttaccggccggcactcgggctcgggaacgacccgttcgtgtgaatcccgccttaaggaGTGGTATTTGCCAAGAATGAGTGGCCAGCAAACACGCAAGAGGTCAATATAGACCAGGATttatattaaagtgtagctaaacatttaacaaacttctgacgtgtcatcgtgacatgtcagaagtttggattggtgggggtccgagcgctgaaacccccaccaatattttaaatgaagctgcagaagcactcagccgcttcgtttcttttcagctttttccggaaatcaatgttttggagcacggactcaatagaaagtctatgagcccgtactccaatacatcggctttccagaagaaGCCAACCAGAAACAAAGCTGCCGagagctcacatgagcacttcagctgcttcgttttagcgattgttgggttctgtgctcggacccccaccaatcaagacttctgacatgtcactataatacgtcagaagtttgttaaaagtttagctacgctttaagtaCTGCAAAAATAGCAGAGACTAAGAAACCCCCCTGCTGTCCATGAAACTCAAAATATGGCAATTCCCATAAGGTAACAAGAGCCAAGTGCCTTATCCATTCGTATGAAGTAATCAGTGTGCCCAGAAAGCGCCCTGACGCACGTTTTCGCGTAATTCGCTTTTTTGAGGGGTCAATGAGGAAGGCACTTGGCTTCATTTATACTATCCACGTTCGTAGATTTGTGTGTTTGTATAATCatgcatatatacatatctatgtcCCGTATGTGGTATTTTATACCCATTGTTTTAGACTGCGGATGTCACATTCTCTCTTTTTACCTGCTCTTTATTCTTATATATGGCCAAGAATCACGTTATACTCATGTCTTGTCGTTTTGTATGGCCCTTATACAGTTGATCGTGTTTGGTTCTCCTGTATATTTTACATTACTCTGTTTCTTTAGATTTAATAAAGATTgtgattttttccatttttttcatgcCGTATATAGTGCATGACTCCCTTTCTCTTTTGTATGCAAATAACTCAAAagtaggtattttttacttttattatgttGCCCAGCTTTGTGAAGCATTGCTGCATTCATTTTGGGCTTGCTGTGGGCAGAAATACCATGTAAATGACTACAGGTACTATTATTTCTCTCTCCTCTTACAGACACTACTTATATTTACAGCTGCCTacatgcccctctattacaaggtgtaagtTATCACTTTCTGCTACTGAGACACTGCTCTGTTGCAAGACTCTTCACATATCTGCTCAGCATGTGAAACATGTTCCCTACAGAGACAGGGAGGGGAGAGAGAAGTATAGATAACCAGCAGGTGATGTGTGACATCCTGCAAATTGCAGGGAGAGGGGAGATAACCATGTGTTCAGCATACAGGACTTCACAtaagcaggagataaacaccaggagcaTGGTCACGTGACTTCAtgtgagactggcttacagaggcatttcagctacagacagcacattagtaagtgactattcttactgcagttaaaccacctgcacacaatttttaaagacgagtaacccctttaaataccatTAAATAtctattttagttttatttttttttaaaaagcctttttcACTCCTGGTAAGAGCTCAGCATATTAACAACTAAACCTAAAATACAAGACTTCGTTTGATGTAGCATTTGGCAGCATTACATATATTTCAAATGTTGAATACGTTATCTTAAACTGCACGATGATTCAAAAGTCTCCCTACATAGATAGCAAGAAGTCCAAGACAAGATGCTGCAATCCTTATGGAAGTTAATTTAATTCACAGCACGGAAAATATACATTCTTTATACACAACTGTCTTTGGAAGTGTACAATTAGCATTGCAGAAAGATTGACAACATCCTATTGGCTCAACTAGAAACAGCTGCCAATAGGTTTTGGAGATTATGCAACCTGTTGCGTTCCTGGCCCTCCTATTTAGATAAGCATCAATGAATAGGAATTGCTTCTGATACCCAGTAAGATTGACATAGAAATTAAAAGGgtttaacaaaaacaaaacaaaaagtcaaataaaaatataatgcagcaTAACTGCTGCCACTGTACAAAGTATGTGTACCCATGAAAAAtcagataaaaaataataaatacagacTTCTCATCAGTCTTTCTATAAATCCATTTCTTCCCAGGTAGAAGCTTTGTCCAGCCCTGGAATACTGAAGGATCCACATGCATTGCCTTGCATACAGGAGACTTCAGTACAAGTGGCTGGTGTTGACAGGTAGAATTGCAAGTTCCATAAGATTGCAAGGAATTCATAGACACTGCACAAGCTTATTCCTTTCTGTTCCATTATGGAACCCCTTTGTACCATCAGGACCTCTTGGCAGCCTCAGGACACCAAGTGGCAGTCCATCTGCATTCTGTATCTTCCTCCCCAGCATTGGACTACATGCTGGACTTTTTTCCTGTGTGACAGTTTGGGCTTGTCTTCTTCTCTGGACCCAAGGGCTACTGGACGGTGTGATGCTGCTATCTGACGAATACTCTGTAGACCTCCGCGAAACTTCGGGGCTCATGCTGTCAGCAAGAGGGGACTGCTTGACCCCTTTACGTTGGCCACAAGGACTACTCCAGGGGCTATTTCTGGGTGAAGCATTTGGACTCAGGTGATTATTCGGGTAAGCAGATGGGCTCAGCTTATTGGTTGACTGAATCTTTCGACCCATCATTGGGGAGTTGGGATTGCTATCAGGCTCTGAAGTGCTATAACCTGTAGACTCATCTCCGATGTACTGTAACTCTTCAACCCTTTTATTAAGAGATTTATTTTTGCGAACATTCTTTGAGTCCTCTTCTTTGCTGCGGTCTTTCTGAATCTTTTTCTTTGGTGGCTTCATGCCTATTAGAACAACCTTTATACCATCATCGGTCTCACTTTCAGCATTAAGGGTTTCATGTGCCTTTATTGCAGCCTCCACCTCTTCAAACTCAACTATTGCACAATCCTTCGTTCCGACCTGAGTGTATCGACTGCTGAATCTTTTCACATCTGACGGAAGATCCCTACCAGGTTTGAGGATGCGTATAGAGGAAATGCTGCCAAAAGCTCCAAAACTCTTTAGTAGTTGCTCCATTATCTTTTCTTGCATTCCACCATTTTCTTGCTCCTTATTTAAACATTGCAACTCTGGAATGAAGTGAAGGTCGTAAAC from Rhinoderma darwinii isolate aRhiDar2 chromosome 3, aRhiDar2.hap1, whole genome shotgun sequence carries:
- the LARP6 gene encoding la-related protein 6 encodes the protein MSQSVQATEMLSLSAPCPDSTSMESPEDAGAVPVGKAVGSGWDLGTQVQIRVAIEAAEDDEQDTLDYRGGLEGGSCSEDDYSRNDRYSGAATSGGENDGDELDQDWKPPDPELIQKLVVQIEYYLSDENLEKDAFLLKHVRRNKMGFVSVKLLTSFKKVKHLTRDWRTTAYALRYSDILELNEDNRKVRRKTPVPVFPSENLPSKMLLVYDLHFIPELQCLNKEQENGGMQEKIMEQLLKSFGAFGSISSIRILKPGRDLPSDVKRFSSRYTQVGTKDCAIVEFEEVEAAIKAHETLNAESETDDGIKVVLIGMKPPKKKIQKDRSKEEDSKNVRKNKSLNKRVEELQYIGDESTGYSTSEPDSNPNSPMMGRKIQSTNKLSPSAYPNNHLSPNASPRNSPWSSPCGQRKGVKQSPLADSMSPEVSRRSTEYSSDSSITPSSSPWVQRRRQAQTVTQEKSPACSPMLGRKIQNADGLPLGVLRLPRGPDGTKGFHNGTERNKLVQCL